In one Vibrio sp. YMD68 genomic region, the following are encoded:
- a CDS encoding rhodanese-like domain-containing protein, with protein MTSAVSRIQAADSQAALNHFELLLRFETDCWDVHHATTNDRQDFVLVDVRGENLFDQGHIDGAINIPHTRINEKRLNEFPAETLFVVYCAGPHCNGTEKAAIRLAKLGRPVKKMIGGVTGWLDEGFKLIATPHQSEKQEKQEKE; from the coding sequence ATGACAAGTGCAGTTTCAAGAATTCAGGCGGCAGATAGCCAAGCGGCATTAAACCATTTTGAGTTATTACTAAGATTTGAAACCGATTGCTGGGATGTTCACCACGCGACAACGAATGATCGTCAAGACTTTGTACTCGTCGATGTGAGAGGGGAAAATCTATTTGATCAAGGCCATATTGATGGTGCGATTAATATTCCCCACACGAGAATAAATGAAAAGAGACTGAATGAGTTTCCTGCTGAGACATTGTTTGTAGTGTACTGTGCTGGCCCTCACTGTAATGGCACTGAAAAAGCAGCGATTCGATTAGCCAAGTTAGGAAGGCCCGTTAAGAAGATGATCGGCGGTGTCACTGGGTGGTTAGATGAAGGCTTTAAACTTATCGCAA